Within the Carassius gibelio isolate Cgi1373 ecotype wild population from Czech Republic chromosome B4, carGib1.2-hapl.c, whole genome shotgun sequence genome, the region GTATGTGATACATGACATTACATTTTCCATATGATTTTATTATGTGAATTTTATTTCTGCAAGTATCATCTAagattgtaactttttttatccaATGTAGTGACCAAGACCTTTGATTGATTGAATTTTCCATTAAATTTATTAATCTACACGATCTGTAAAATACAGATGCTATTATTGGTACTTTAGAGTTGTATGTTAGTGTAAACATTGCTTTCATGCGTGTGTAACAGGACATCCACAGAAAGCGTCAGGAGAAGGATTTATCTGAGCTTCAGTCTCTGATCGAGGCTCACTTCATCCAGAGGAAGAAAGATGAAGAGGAGTTGATCGCTCTGGTCAACAGAATCGTAAGTCCTGGAAGAACTTATCTAATCCAGTGCTAAAGTGCTAAATAACTTGTGAGTGACAGTGTTGCATCTGTGCAGGAGAAGCGTCGCACTGAGAGAGCGGAGCAGCAGAGAATCCGTgcagagaaggagaaagagagacaagCCCGTCTGGCTGTGAGTGAGCAGCCATTTACCTCCATAATACTGAGTGCTAGCATAGACATGTAGAGAAACTCATTCCTTCGTCCCTCTTCAGGAAGAAAAGGAGAGAAGAGAGCAAGAGGAACAGAGGAAGAAACAAGATGAAGATGCTAAGAAGAAGAAAGTCCTTACTAACAAGACACACCAGTACGGAGGAATCCAGCAGAAGGTCTAGAACTGGAAACATGTTATTATTACATCACCATGCAACTAGCGCAGAAGTAGCAAGTTAAAGTGAATCAAACACTATCGATCTTGTCTTGCAGGGCGAGGGCCGCAAGGGGGCGAAGAaacagacggagagagagaagaagaggaagatccTGGCGGAGAGGAAGAAGCCACTCAACATCGATCACCTGTCTGAAGATAAACTGAAGTAAGCCGCCGCCGAACATGATCTCCACACAGTCACATCATCTGGGGGTGTGGCCACTGACGAAGCTTCTGATTGGTTCTCGCAGAGAGAAGGCCAGTGAGCTCTGGCAGTGGATGATGGAGCTGGAGGCCGAGAAGTTCGACCTCAGCGAGAAACTGAAGAGACAGAAATATGACGTAAGTGCTGACATAAAACAACGACGAATAACAGATTTGAATCACTGTCAATATGAATTTtgtatgttgtgtttttgttgcaAATAACCTTCCTTTGGCCCTATTGAGCCAATTTCTAAATTTCCAGTGTCAACATCAGCTGTTCATATATTTAAgctaaaataaatagattataaaatgttatttaaaaaaatttagtcAACTTAAAGTCAACATTAAAATTAAGTTAATATACCTTTTCATTCACATTTTTGGTGTTATTGTGAACAGTTAATTGGTTTTCCATCCAAGAATGACAACAGCCAAGCTCTGACATACAGAAATCACTTTTCCACAATTCAATAAGTTCCCACTAATGTTTTTACAAGTTGAATGCACATGAATATCACCACAAAATCATAATTAAAACTTTggattttctttcagttttatttacatttctttataataataataataataataataataataatcacgtatacaaatgtaaaatatatcagcattatacaattatattaaaatatataacaattaaattTACAGTACATTCCTAAATTGGATAAAAAGCTTTGCTTTTGTATGCAGAAACActgtgcatttattaataacTTAATGTACAGTTCAAAAAAGTTGAATTTTATGCAGTAAAGATACATCACCATCTTGCTCTGACCAAAGTTATCTGAATGCAGCTGATGCACATGAAAACTCATAAACATGATCTACTCTGGAGGTAGCACCAGTTTATTCACATTACGGAATTAAAATCATTTGTGGATCATCTTAATTTTAAAAGACTTCGTCTGTAAAATAGTTCCCACTTGGGCACTGTGAAAAAGGCGTCCAAGGCCTGCCTGTCTAAAACTGTGACTTGCTTCCAGATGAATGTTCTCCAGGCCCGAATCGTAGAGCAACAAAAGTTGTAAGTAACTGGCTGTGAGGGCGGCCACCTCACTTGCTGTGTAGCCTGCTGTCAGTAACTGTTGTCGGTCAGATTTGTGTCGGGTCTGGGCTCTCGATCGGTCGCCGCCGTGGGTGAAGGGAGGTGGCGTGCTTGTGGCTGTAATGAGGCAGCGGACGTCTGTGAATCCACAGGTTTCCCCATCAGCTGGTCATGTTGAAATTGTCTTTTGTGCTCAGCAAGACTTCCGTATGTGTCCCTTACAGGTCACTCAGCTTCTGGCTCGAGTCAGAGATCACCAGAGGTAAGTACCCTGAGCCACACTGCTCACTTTCCCCTGGTTTCAGCGAGGTCTGGGTGAGAGGAGGGAAGCAGAGGAAGTGTTGCAATTAAGCAAACCAAGACAAAGCCATTTTAGTTTGATCTGCTTGACAGACCCTGCTCCTTTCAGATCCCAGGCCCAATGAAACCATTCGATCTTGACCGGAGCGAGGCTGGAGCATGTGGTCCAGCTCAATCCCAGCGTCAAACGGGGAAACGTTTAGGATTTTTACACTCAATCCTAATAGGACCAGTTCAAGTGGCTCCTTCAATACTTTATTTTCATCAccaacacatacagtacatgactTTATCCACATAAACTGACAGAAACATTCATATATGcagattaatatataaattattagaaatgttcacccaaaaatccaaGATGtgcatgagtttgtttgtttgttcatcagaacagatttggagaaatgtagcattgcatcacttactcaccaatggatcctctgcaatgaatgtgTGCATCTTGATGAATATGTTTCTTGCTTTTCACCTCTCAAAATtacaactgatggactggagtcatgtggatttcttgtggattattgtgctgtttaatcagctgtttgaactctcattctgacggcacccattcactccagaggatccactggtgagtaagtgatgtaatgataaatttctccaaatctgttcactttaagaaataaaaacatctaTATCTTGAAAGGCCTTAGggtttcagcaaattttcatttttgggtgaactgttcctttaatatatTGATTGGACACAAATGAGAGAGACTCCAGTAAAACGGTAAGTTCAGAATGAATATTTTGCCTCTGGAGACGGAATCTGTAGCCTGAACGAGAGGGTAAGAAACACATTAGGCCAAAACAAGACTGAAACATGGACTGCATGCGAATGAGTGATGCTTTTTTCTTGCATGTGTTTGAAACGTGTCTCTTCTAATCTTGTCTAAACTGATATTCtgataatgttttttaatttagtttccaCTTCACTTGTTTTCAAATGTGTAAAGACAGGAATCATTTTGGGTTTATGGTtgtagttttaattaatattcatagatTTGatgatgaatattaattagggtATGCTCCGATAGTCTGTGTAATTTGCAAgttaaaatttaaatgcattttcattagaaaaaaaatcatttaaataatttcaatagcATAATGTCATGCTCTGATTTAGTAGATCAATTGACTGATGAAAGGATCAACAATTATctcaaaagtttttcttttttatatgcaggtttgatgttgtttttttatcttttcagTGCCAAAGGTCGTGGAAAGGGCAAGGTTGGTGGCAGGCTGAGGTAAACGTGCAGCGAATCGGGGCACCACAGAGATCCAGAGCACTTTGTGTCCTTCTTCACATATGCATTTGTAGTCATAAAACCATTGTCCTGTTTGATTGTACATGCAGAGACAGTAAAGTGACATTTTTTCCTGATGTCCAGTTTTATTCCTGATTTTTTGTCTTAGACACACAAGTATTTTGCAGTCATATCATTCATTTTATCCCTGCAACATTAAAAGAGTCAAACTGCCTACAAAGTGTCCCGGTGACTCTTTCTTACAAACTTATCCATTATTTTCCAAAACCAGTTTATCAATCACTATTCCAACACATGCAAATGTAATTCATAAGCAGTGTAAAGGAAAAACGTGCAAAGCCAATATGATCTTAATAATTACTcttttcaataattatgaaaCCAATGAAAGTCATCATTATATGAAGAGGACCtgcttaaacaaacaaaaagcattcACTCAATGTAGTGTCTTCCTTGAGAAATGCATTTTGATCTAAATAAAATGTACTATAATTTACTATAATAttactacactacactacactatactatactatactataatgaATTACTATAGTAGTATAATTCAcagaaatcacaggcaggtgcaacccattttatttcattagactCGATTTGCAGTGGTGTAATTCACAAAAATCCCCACCGGAGGGCACATCCCATTTAAGTTGAAAAGACTCGATATATGGCAGTGTAATTCACAAAAATCACCACTAGAGGGTGCACCTCATTTAAGTTGAAAAGTATTAATTTGCAGCTGTGTTATTGTGTTATTTACAAAATGGAATGAACAGACGTTGAATAGACGTGATTTGAAGTGGTGTAATTCAACAAAATTGTCATAGCAGGACGCAACCTATATAAATTGATTAGACTCGAAACGTTTAGGATTTTTACACTCAATACTAATAGGACCAGTTAAAGTGGCTCCTTCAGTACTTTATGTTCATCACCAATAGATACAGTACATGAATTTGTCCACATAAACTAACAGAAACATTCAAATCTGcagataaatatatacattattagaaatgttcacccaaaaatccaaGATGtgcatgagtttgtttgttcatcagaacagatttggagaaatgtagcattgcatcacttactcaccaatggatcctgcgCAAAGAATGGGTGCATCTTGACGAATAGGTGAAAAGcagcgtgtttgtaagaaacctctcaaaataataattgattgactggagtggtgtggattacttgtggattattgtgatgtgatGTCTTGAAAGTCcttagggtgagtacattttcagcaagttttcatttttgagtgaactattcctttaatatattGATATAGGAGGGCGCACCCCATTTAACTTGAATAGACTTGATTTGCAGTGGGTTGCAAATTTTTGTGAATTACACCGGTGCAAATCCAGTCTAATTAACTTAACAAACGGTTGCGCCCTCCGGTGGTGATTTTTGTGAATCACACCGCTGCAAATCCagtctaattaatttaaaaggGGTTGCGCCCTCCGGTGGTGATTTTTCTGCATTACACCGGTGCAAATCCAGTCTAATTAACTTAACAAACGGTTGCGCCCTCTGATGGTGATTTTTGTGAATCACACCGCTGCAAATCCAgtctaattaattttaaaaagggTTGCGCCCTCCGGTGGTGATTTTTGTGAATCACACCGCTGGCAAATCCAGTCTAATTAACTTAACAAACGGTTGCGCCCTCTGATGGTGATTTTTGTGAATCACACCGCTGCAAATCCAgtctaattaa harbors:
- the LOC127956452 gene encoding troponin T, slow skeletal muscle isoform X1 encodes the protein MLLNVFATNLYYVHTVVEETEEEEPAEVEEEPEPEPQEAPVEEEATDETKPKPKFMPNIAAPKIPEGEKVDFDDIHRKRQEKDLSELQSLIEAHFIQRKKDEEELIALVNRIEKRRTERAEQQRIRAEKEKERQARLAEEKERREQEEQRKKQDEDAKKKKVLTNKTHQYGGIQQKGEGRKGAKKQTEREKKRKILAERKKPLNIDHLSEDKLKEKASELWQWMMELEAEKFDLSEKLKRQKYDMNVLQARIVEQQKFAKGRGKGKVGGRLR
- the LOC127956452 gene encoding troponin T, cardiac muscle isoforms isoform X2, encoding MLLNVFATNLYYVHTVVEETEEEEPAEVEEEPEPEPQEAPVEEEATDETKPKPKFMPNIAAPKIPEGEKVDFDDIHRKRQEKDLSELQSLIEAHFIQRKKDEEELIALVNRIEKRRTERAEQQRIRAEKEKERQARLAEEKERREQEEQRKKQDEDAKKKKVLTNKTHQYGGIQQKGEGRKGAKKQTEREKKRKILAERKKPLNIDHLSEDKLKEKASELWQWMMELEAEKFDLSEKLKRQKYDVTQLLARVRDHQSAKGRGKGKVGGRLR
- the LOC127956452 gene encoding troponin T, cardiac muscle isoform X3 gives rise to the protein MPNIAAPKIPEGEKVDFDDIHRKRQEKDLSELQSLIEAHFIQRKKDEEELIALVNRIEKRRTERAEQQRIRAEKEKERQARLAEEKERREQEEQRKKQDEDAKKKKVLTNKTHQYGGIQQKGEGRKGAKKQTEREKKRKILAERKKPLNIDHLSEDKLKEKASELWQWMMELEAEKFDLSEKLKRQKYDMNVLQARIVEQQKFAKGRGKGKVGGRLR